A window of Plasmodium malariae genome assembly, chromosome: 12 genomic DNA:
CATGAAAAGATAAATTTTCTTCTGATAAACGTGCCTGAATATTTAACAGTAAAAgaagaacaaaaattttaattgtacGCACACAAAAACGCTCAAATTTTGCACAATTacgttttaaaataatacaaataaacgtaaatgatattattaggaattgcatttttttatccACATTTCATGAtccatttttgtttttaccgAAAGGAACGTTGAGGTAAAATTTATggcaataaaaataaataaatatgcaaaGGCTTGGAGTATATATCGGGGGGCCTAATAAGTGGGAGCAAGAAGAAATTGTAAAATGAAGAAGTGTATAACtgcacatatacgtatatacgtGTGTACACATGTGGGAAAATCCCTGTTGCCGCTGCAAATACGAACGAAAGAAATTTCCACTTCCATTtccatacatacacacacaaatGTGCACAGCCCATATTTCTTACTTGAAAATTTCCCAagaatatttcaaatattcCTGTGTAAAAGGAAATGACTGAAAAACAAATCATAAACTGTATCTCTATTCTGCTTAGGTGGCTCCTTATGTACATGTCGCCTTAAGAACGAAGCAAAGTATAGAAGTTAAATGaaaggaggaaaaaaaaaaaaaaaaaaagtaattagACATATCACAacatcaaaaaataaataaaaaaagaaaaatactcTTTACCTAGAGAAACttgcaaatatattatgaaggAAATTATCTCTTGAATTTTCTTCATGATATTTGCCGATACCCTAAAAcggaacaaaaaaaaataaaatatataaaatataaaaataataaaaggacaaaataattaaaggacaaaataataaaagggCAAAATAACAAAGTAAGTCATGAGCATAGCACAGTAGTGGGAACAAACAGGGACGAGCATGACAAGAATAGCAAAATTTGCTAGCCAAGGTACAACCGTTTTGTGTCGTCTTTCCTACCAAAAGTACAGGTACATATATCCCTTATCTCTTAtgaaatttacatttttataattaaaatatgttgaaagaagaaagaacaacatatttaatatcataaataaatCTGACTTTTctctatatttaataaaatataatattaatattactaatatAATTAGTAGTATAATGGttgtaaaataaagtacattgggtataaaaagaaaatcgTGCGATaaatgttttgttttataatcataaaaaacaatattcccttttaagttaatttttaatttattattatttattaaaaataacatatatctatttttttggCTAATTTTTATGGTTTTCTTAATTATTCCTTTATTTAATGGATAACGTTTAATACTATTGAAGTGagatgtaaatatataattttcatcattttttaacgAAGGTTCTAGTTTATTTTTCAgtcttatataatttaaccACTGATCCGCAGTTATGAGAATTAGAAATAGGTTATTCGACTTGTAGTCAGCGGTCCAGTCGAGTTCGTTCTCTACCGTTCCGTCGTTGTGCCTGTTATCCTTAGCGTTATTATAGCTATTATTGCTACTGTTATGAGCTTTAATgatcaatttatttttatcccCATAGTTACAAATACTCTTACTTACCCCCCGTTTACTAAAATATTCTCTTTcaacattaaaattatttagtaTGTTTATTGAGTTCTTATTTGCCTTTGCTAATATTTCTTGatttttgcttttcttttttaccaGTTTGTTTTCCTTAAAATCAATTGTCATGTCGATGTTTATTTCTCCTAAAAAGCGGGAATTCCATGAATATGCTTAGGTATAGAAACATACACACAAGCATTTAAAGCAAACACACAGAAGGCACACGCAACAAATGCGTATAGCACGGATGTACTTTttcaatgttttttttttttttttttcgctttAATATATACCCTTACAAATGTACGTACGAACATTCAATGTTCTAACTTGTCACACATGTATACATTATATggatttacatacatatgtaagtATTTGCATGCATACATtttgtgtgtatatacatatataaatatacacatatatatacatacgtacaggagcatatatgcatatacgcGGTACAGTACCTTCATCGACCGAAAAGAAATACGACGGTTTAAAATTGTAATAGCTTGCGGCTAACaaatgttcatttttatataaaaatataaataagtcATCTTTGTCAGCTACATTGATGTTTAATATGTAACCCTTACATTTGTTAATACAAATGAAACATAtgaatagtaataatatacctATGTTAAAATAACGCGTTTTCAATCTCATCTTTTCATGgcatttttataacatataacaaaaaaaaaaaaaaaaatatatatataaatatatatataataaaacatttttttggaaatctatttttttttatttgattttattattagtttacaatttttttttttttttttttaaaaaatagcataggtttttctaattaacttttattaacatatttatgtgCAAAGAACAAAGAAGAAAGCAGTATACGACGAATGATAACtcaaaaaagtttaaataaCTTGAATTTTGTATGATAATTCTAATGCGcgtatatacttatatatgcacatacataagtataatatatatataaacatgtacatatataaaaaacatatacatatataaacatatacatatataaaaaacatatacatatataaacatatacatatataaacatatacatatataaaaaacatatacatatataaacatatacatatatatggataACGTAAAAAcgtaaacttaaaaaaaaaaaactgccCACACAGTACAAATATTTAACgtacaatatttatataatattttgaaattttacggaaaaaaaaaaaaaaaaatatatatatatatatatatatgcaaaaacgacgtaaaataaatagaagtaaattaaaagtgacgtaaaaaaatagggggaaataaaagaaatggaaaaataaagcaGCAGTAGTATTCAGAGAAGGGTAAAATAAATTCCAGGAAAAAGAGATGAATAAAAGGGAAAAGTGTTTGAAATTAACATACATGCACAGTGCAGGTAAAAACAACGAAGTTAAATAGAatcaaacaaaaaacaatttCGTACTGctacaatttttataatgaattttttcgacactttttaaaaatattcttccttttactaaaatacattcataataaaaagtaaaaaagaaaaaaaaataataataataaaatataaaataaaatgactGTAAAAGACAAACGAAAAGTGAACGTAAGCAAAGGTTATAAACCTAGATCTTTTAAAAGATTAAGCGTATAAACAGAGACAGGGAAGCGCGTAtacgtaatatatatatacacacacacatttGGTTACTATGCCGAAGGAAAATAAATCTAgcatttttatccttttaatcagccaaaaaaaaataaataaattataaaatagaaaaatagaacaataaaaaaataaaaatatataaaataaataaataaataaatatatatatatatatatatatgtgtgtatatacatatatacatacatatatacaaataaataaacgaataaaaggcaagaaaaaagaaaatagcaaaaaaaaaggctttCCTTAACTCTTCTTGGGCTTCCACAAATTCCTGAATTCAAATTTCGTATTTGGGTGCCTATATAATgtgataaacaaaaaaaaaaaaaaaaaaaaaaagatatataaatatgcttTGCCAAACtagtcatatatatataaacatttgcGCACACATGTAATCACGCAAGCAGGAATAAGCGCATGACTTATGCATCCTCGCATAGAGATGTGTTCTTTGTTTTAAGTTTTATGCGTGGTAAAAAATTAGGTAAAACAAAGCGTATATTATGTTCATGTATATGCGcacgtacacatatatacttccatagatatatacataagcataaccgtatatatatatgacgcctatttttttcgtttataGTTACCGCTGAGCGAGGTCGGATGCCAAATTGGAAAAATCCGATGGGCTGTTCAAAGTAGAGAAATAATGATTTGCTTCTTCTGACAAAGTGCGAGTGTccttattattacaatttttacattcaaccaaattaattttaaaatggcTCATTACTTGATAAAAGTACGACTCATATGGTAATTTAATCTCTTTCATTCTGGAAAAATCTATATTTCCTTGATTTAGTAAATTTTCGAAATATAATTTGTGTTTAACTAAAAGGCTATTTAccttccttttcattttattctcTTTCTTGTCAAATTCTTTcatataattcttatattCAGTTACTTGTTCTGTTAAATGCAAATTTTCGGTTTCCcttgttttttctttaaaaacaGTAAAGTAATTTGTAAacataatatgtattttattttttcctacaCTGATATGAGGAAATCGGAGGAAAGAATTTCTTCTGactttttgattttttcGGCTATTTTggttattttgttttttctgattattttgatttttcatatatttcacATTCATATCACCACGTGTGGCCAAGCAATTTGCGCAATTTGCGCAATTTGCATCCTTCCACGCTCCTTTTAAACAATTTGTGTTAGCTGTTGTTTCCTTGTACTGGTCTGGGATAATACTGCCACATGCTTTTGTTACGCTTCCATTTACACGCCCATTTATGCATCCATTTATGCGTCCATTTGTAATACTACCAATAACTCTGGGCGTCTTTGAGCCCGTTCTTCCACTGTTAGCACGCTTCTTTTTATGCGATACGAAGTACATATCACTGTAGTAGAAAGACAGCACGTGCTCCAGAACAGACAAACTAAAGACGGAAGCCATATCATTTGAAGTGTTATATCCACCTTCCAAAACACTTATTATTGGGAAATGTAATTGATTTTGTAAGGATACAATTAAATTTGTCAAGTAGAAATATGTGgatgtatttttcttaacaAATCCATTGTTAACATAATCTAATTTATGACCATCAAAACCAGCtgataagaataataatttgggtttaaaatgatataaatgaatcaaaatattgttatgaaataattgtaaaaattcttgctcgttcatatttttttttaaggtaacattaattatataaggTTCCAACTCAACTGTATCATAACCAGTTCCAGGATAAAAATAACCATCAAACGCATGAATggaactaaaaaaaatatttttcctgTCATTTTGATCCCTCCATCCTTTCCAACTATATATATCAACATAATTATTaactcttattttttttaatcctaAATTTCTAATAATTTGTTCTGTTCCATTACCATGATGAATGTCAAAATCGATGATTGCAattctttcatatttttcatatttatatttcgcATATGATATACCTATAgctatattatttaaaatacaaaaccCTTGACTTCCTGCTGCTCTATCTTCATCGGTTAAATTAAATTGTGCTGCACCAAATGTTCCTAGGTGATGTCCAGGTGGTCTAACtacacaaaaaattttttttttttttttttttttgaaatatacataatcaACTGCTTTTAAAACGACACCACTTGCATTTAGTGCACAATTAAAAGAATGTTTATTCACAAATGTGTCATTATCTATTAGTACTAATTTTTCAGTTTTTTCCCTTCCAATACTCATACTACTCCACCTTCTAATGTTATTCCTCACTTCTACATTATCCTTCATGTATACTGTATTACTATAACTTGGTACTTTTTCATTCGATTTACTGTTTCCCTCTGATATTTCCTCACTACGTTTTCTCTCGTAAGAGTATTCCTTACAAGTACGCTCTGTGTGTGAGCCCTCATTGCTTATTTTGGGTTCGTGATAACCATCGTTtgatttttcctttttatgaTAATCATCCTTCAATTTTTCCCTTTCGTTATAaccataattaaatatatttttttcctttgctTCGTCAGCAGTTCCCATCGCGTGTCCTTCCCCAGTATTAGCACCTCTAATATTGTTGTTATCAACATGGACATTCTGCATGCTACCATTTTTCATATCACCACTCACATTATTACTTCCACTCTGAGCATTTTCCCCCGCTCCTTCACACAAGCCTCTAATATCGTCATTGTTTGCCAGCATTAGCAAATGCTCTAAAGCCTTGTGCTCAGTACTACTATTGTTATATTGCGCCGACATggttaaataattttttttttctctttttgttTGTTGTAAAAAGTTGTTATATGTATCatcatattcatttaaaGTGCATCTCTTCATTTTATGCAACAACATTTTTAAGTAGGATATGTCATGTACTCTTAAGATATCACTAGCCACAGCTTTTCTTTGAATCCTccttaatttaaaattaacaaatgtATTCATCTTTAATATTCCATGTTTATCTGAAATTAATACATCTAATCTACTAGAATTTTCTGGAAtgttacttttaattttgttcCTTATATATGGATAGTCACTTGGTTCTGgtacaaaaatatgttttacaCATTcattagaataaaatatttctaatcTATTATCTttgtttattcttttttttataatataattgtttataAAGTTTacactttttctttttttcactctaatattatttactacCATATTTTGCTCTCTTTTCCTttccttttgtttttctaCCAAAGCGCAATTCGTATCCAATAACTTTTCATGTATAGTATGCTCATCAACATTTTGACTATAACTTCCTCCCTTAGAACTAATACAACTAATTGATTCATTAGTCTTTGCATTATACCCATTGTACATATTATCTATATCtttataattgtttatatGAAATGAACAGTTTGAAAATccagaattttttttgtttttctttatgGAAAACATTTCCTCCTCGAGATATTTTATGtcctcattttttcttttcttattttgtttcttctTATATACATTAGAAATGTGCACGTTCCGACTAATAATGTTATCACACCATTTTATAAACGTGTTTGCACAATTGTACATATTGGCAAAAGAGCACAAGAAATTAAACATGATCTCTTTTTGCacaatataacaaaaaatatatttattataattaaaaaggatCTTTAAAAACTCAAAATTTCCTAGTTCtatgatttttataattacacttataaataatttaacaaCGTTGtgaataaattttctatttgTCTTCTTATTgtaatgggaaaaaaaaaagtcgtCCTTGATGTATTTCTCACtaaaattaatatcattatgACTAGAGTTATTACGATTAGCGCTATTGCGATTGGCACTATTACAAATGATACTATTATATCTACTGCTATTATGACTACTaccattactattattattactactaccattactattattattactactaccattactattattattactactaccattactattattattactactaccataactaatattattactactattccTGTtgtcttcatttttattttcttccaTTCTGCCTCTAAACAAAAGAGAGCCATCGTCCCTGCTCCCCTGTGAGCacgcattatttttttcatagaaCAGACTTATATCTGCAGTGATGTCTTTACTGCCAACGTTAGAAGGCTCAATTAGgtctatttcttttcttttttttctagtcAATCCCTCCTCCTCGTTAATCTCTTCTTTATGGTTCATtgttatatcatttttaaccACAACATTCATTTGACTGGTCCCCCTCCTATCTGTATTTGAAATATTGTTATCATTAGCTGTGTTACTGTGGACATGTACATG
This region includes:
- the PmUG01_12044600 gene encoding conserved Plasmodium protein, unknown function, with amino-acid sequence MRLKTRYFNIGILLLFICFICINKCKGYILNINVADKDDLFIFLYKNEHLLAASYYNFKPSYFFSVDEGEINIDMTIDFKENKLVKKKSKNQEILAKANKNSINILNNFNVEREYFSKRGVSKSICNYGDKNKLIIKAHNSSNNSYNNAKDNRHNDGTVENELDWTADYKSNNLFLILITADQWLNYIRLKNKLEPSLKNDENYIFTSHFNSIKRYPLNKGIIKKTIKISQKNRYMLFLINNNKLKINLKGNIVFYDYKTKHLSHDFLFIPNVLYFTTIILLIILVILILYFIKYREKSDLFMILNMLFFLLSTYFNYKNVNFIRDKGYMYLYFWVSANIMKKIQEIISFIIYLQVSLGDMYIRSHLSRIEIQFMICFSVISFYTGIFEIFLGNFQAPRYILQAFAYLFIFIAINFTSTFLSARLSEENLSFHVAELYKKYDIYKKYRVIFFAVIIKPILLIIYKVLCLSPSNIDLYSSHEFLYVFFDISFDIVLYVTLFVLFRTVKPIKLLKHILSNENFHID
- the HDA1 gene encoding histone deacetylase, putative, which produces MEILKDKRNIRYEYELDKLKKKKKDNLLTLNIINNKISYICYILKSEYRNIINDVNYENKNALETCFYYCKSYICFLLLYYPYIHHYIKCLRNNDLRIYKNFYKHILNLPNNFYTLIFKLRILDEIKAKNCLNSSNDFDDLKKIHQGSNNNDNNKTSSYNNGSNEFSNTDNLSRHNSISVLCDSCKYDSSGRSPLTLCTAYFFDVFSNENFIKILFSRIYIKKYHEQKKKKKKKKKENNTATNNSNKNGNKNGNKNGNKNGNKNGNKNGNKNGNKNDNKNDNKNDNKNDNSVVEAKYANSLEDEKKNNLLEKEKCTKTLEGKKKKKKSNFKKLYFKTPFFKHVIIPTIYINDYYNNVKTLVKNKLVKVRNRKKRKDKIDNYVLLSDNSGSVSSAKSISCLSNSSDEKEVDQFLKKEFYCSYDEEQNEKHADVIPYDVCNEECTLKGKMSNDHLCSSVKQINTSVVARRNCSRDDNEVNIDDKDIGEEDYNASLCTGKGGTDADVVLTQLKEEDCKPSNDNMPLLGKDINEHFFEFVKSNKKKKKSLKDLEKIYGNYVLRDIQKNLSEKKGVVNCKDKMFVHDVWKKLINFNIRDDNENTLIHKACLISNLNIIFLLLNLNVNLIAYNEKSELPVHCTLYNCDKYIFLLLLHNTVEYLFFFLAEQHKRRKKKEKVKEKEKINARTRTRTHMNTSINTRIDTHIDTHVHVHSNTANDNNISNTDRRGTSQMNVVVKNDITMNHKEEINEEEGLTRKKRKEIDLIEPSNVGSKDITADISLFYEKNNACSQGSRDDGSLLFRGRMEENKNEDNRNSSNNISYGSSNNNSNGSSNNNSNGSSNNNSNGSSNNNSNGSSHNSSRYNSIICNSANRNSANRNNSSHNDINFSEKYIKDDFFFSHYNKKTNRKFIHNVVKLFISVIIKIIELGNFEFLKILFNYNKYIFCYIVQKEIMFNFLCSFANMYNCANTFIKWCDNIISRNVHISNVYKKKQNKKRKNEDIKYLEEEMFSIKKNKKNSGFSNCSFHINNYKDIDNMYNGYNAKTNESISCISSKGGSYSQNVDEHTIHEKLLDTNCALVEKQKERKREQNMVVNNIRVKKRKSVNFINNYIIKKRINKDNRLEIFYSNECVKHIFVPEPSDYPYIRNKIKSNIPENSSRLDVLISDKHGILKMNTFVNFKLRRIQRKAVASDILRVHDISYLKMLLHKMKRCTLNEYDDTYNNFLQQTKREKKNYLTMSAQYNNSSTEHKALEHLLMLANNDDIRGLCEGAGENAQSGSNNVSGDMKNGSMQNVHVDNNNIRGANTGEGHAMGTADEAKEKNIFNYGYNEREKLKDDYHKKEKSNDGYHEPKISNEGSHTERTCKEYSYERKRSEEISEGNSKSNEKVPSYSNTVYMKDNVEVRNNIRRWSSMSIGREKTEKLVLIDNDTFVNKHSFNCALNASGVVLKAVDYVYFKKKKKKKIFCVVRPPGHHLGTFGAAQFNLTDEDRAAGSQGFCILNNIAIGISYAKYKYEKYERIAIIDFDIHHGNGTEQIIRNLGLKKIRVNNYVDIYSWKGWRDQNDRKNIFFSSIHAFDGYFYPGTGYDTVELEPYIINVTLKKNMNEQEFLQLFHNNILIHLYHFKPKLLFLSAGFDGHKLDYVNNGFVKKNTSTYFYLTNLIVSLQNQLHFPIISVLEGGYNTSNDMASVFSLSVLEHVLSFYYSDMYFVSHKKKRANSGRTGSKTPRVIGSITNGRINGCINGRVNGSVTKACGSIIPDQYKETTANTNCLKGAWKDANCANCANCLATRGDMNVKYMKNQNNQKKQNNQNSRKNQKVRRNSFLRFPHISVGKNKIHIMFTNYFTVFKEKTRETENLHLTEQVTEYKNYMKEFDKKENKMKRKVNSLLVKHKLYFENLLNQGNIDFSRMKEIKLPYESYFYQVMSHFKINLVECKNCNNKDTRTLSEEANHYFSTLNSPSDFSNLASDLAQRHPNTKFEFRNLWKPKKS